GTCCAGCTGCACTTCCGCTGGGGCAACAACGGAGGCCCTGGGTCTGAGCACACGGTGGAAAGAGAGCAGTACCCCACAGAGGTCTGATCTCACGCTGAAATGGTGTTGATCACGAGAATCACAAATTATCCAGGATGGAAAAGGAGAGGAACCTGGACGCCAGCAGCAGCTCGAATTATCGCCTTTTTTTGTAATAACCACAAAAATAGAGCAGAACAGAGGGAACCCATGCAGTACCAAATGAAGTTCGCCTGAGGGTTATATCTGGCCCCTACGCCTCACGCTGTTACCTACTTGTCTAGCTAAATTCAAGATCTTATAGATCCTAGTTATCCAGTTCTGTTAGAAATTAAAGTTTGCCACAGATTTGTTAAGCAGTCATGTTTGGTCGCGAACCCGAGCATTCATTGTTATTCAAGCACAAAATATGTGCCAAAGGAAAGGGCGAATAACATGATTTTTAGACTTTTTTAGTCTTTAGacttttttagatttttagaaAGGGGAcctatttatgcttttatgttgttttcctttcttttagtGATATACAGCTTTCTGTACACAGTCTGTCTTAAGGACAAGCTTACCGCACCCTCCCACAGCGAACAGCAAATACTGGAGGCTGGGAAGAGTTTGCTCAGTTTTGTACTCTTGTCAAAAAAACACTGTATCCTGCATTGTGTGgtgaaatctttttttgtatGTTCTGCCAAAGGTAGAACCATAAAGAAGTTGGTGGTGGTTCCCTCCGGCACTTCACAGAAGACCAAACACACTTGCGCAGTTTGCTGCTGGGTATCTTACTTCCGACTTTGTTTGGCCGAACATTAGATTCAGGCACACAACCTGTAAgcaagtattattattatttgaggATTTGtgatgtttcatttttgtaatcTTATTGTGTTACAGTGGGTTTGGAAAGCAGCTGCAGGCCCACTTTTAACTAACATTTGGTGGAAACATGGAGGTGTTTCTCGACCACTAGATGTCGTCAAATAGTGTTCAATGGTGGAGGTGGATTTATCATCACAAGCTGTAATGTTACAGTAGCAATCTACTGTAGGCTTCTACTAACTGGCTAGTTAAGTTACTAATGACCACAGTATTTTTTACACAGACCTTATGCTGAGCTCTGCCCACCTGGAGAGCTTAGAAATCACATTTCAACattccaaacacacctgatttcTAACATTTGTGACATTTCAAATGTTGCTCACGAGAAAAGGGTTTGTCTGAAGACTCCAGGACGGGCGGTATGTGTAGAACCGCTGAACCGCTCCAAGATTTGCTCAATCAGAACAGAGTGGTTGAGCCACGATATCACAAATGGTTTGTCAGAAGTAAgtttgtctctctcgctctctctctgtctctctctgtgtgtgttagatgcACATAATCCATATGAAGAAAGAATACGTCAAGATGAGGCCCTTCCTGACCCGAGCAGATTGGCTGTGCCAGCTTTCTTCTTCACACTTTGCTCAACTTCTTGTTCTAATTAGGAGCAGATAAGGAAGTTTAAGCTAGTGTGCCTTGATCCTGAGCTGAACAGTCAAATCGGTGCCAGTGGTATGCGATGAAGTATGTCATGGCGTTATGGAGTAACCGTGGTGGGGTCTCAATGACCAACAAATCACACGGTATGCTTTTccagtcattttaaaaaatcttataAATCTGAGGCTCACATGTTTAAAACACAGTTTGAAACTGTCTTCCCAGGATTTGTTTTAGCTCacgaataaaaataaatggtgtGAAACATGGAACAAGTACCCTATGGTTAAAGTTGGCCTTGGATTTACATGCTTATATAAATCTTAATTGAATTATCTTGGATAATAATGTTTGGCTCCACTGtgcataaatgtgatttttcacCTGTGAAATGTGCTTTAATGTTCGATGCCAAGTGTCAGGCAGTAAAAACAGAAAGCATAATGCATAAATTGAGGCTCTGGCAAATGTGCAAGATGCTGGCAAGCTCAGTTCATGCTTCAGTATTTACTTTGTGATTATGTGCATTCCAAACCAAAGCGAGAGTTCCACTGATGTGTGctttattttctcttcctctgtgcatgtatatttctgagaattgtttttctatctatcacatgcatgcacacacacagatgggttTTGCCAATGTTAGAgtaattaaaatacaatttccATGACTTGGACATGTTCTCTGGCGTCTAAGCTCTTTAAGTGTTTCCATTTTACATCCCATGCTGTCTCTGTGGTAGTGTAGACTTGGAGTCACTCATTGGTGAACTGAGACTTGACTTGCCCCTGACAAAACAGGACTCGGATGTCACTGAATTCTTTCCCCCTGATCCATATACTAAGACAAAGGTATCTGGTACCTTCCTCATCAATCTCATTCTGTCTGAGAGTGACCTGGTGAGCTATTACTATTATAAAGACTCCAGACTGCTCTGAGGCAGTCATTTGGACTGTGATCAAGCACTACATTCCACTCAGTGAAAAGCAAGTGAGACGAGAGACTCAAAGGCCAAATGTTTATTCAGAGCTCTTTTAAAAACATAGCCCATACCACATTTTAGCTGCAGCTGTTGGCAATATGTTTCAGTATTTTAGGGCAGCCAGACATCTATCCAGTCATCTCTCTGTTACTATTGACTTGTATAGCTTGCAGCATTCTCCAGTCTAAAGTTCAGGGCTGGTGTCCCCATCGTGAAAACATTCAGGCTAGTGCAGCCACGTAGAGGGCGCCCCGTATACCGCTCCTGTTCCAGCAGCGCCGTGGCCGTCGGCAGCTTGGCTCCCCTCCTGGTGTCTGTTTGTGCAGCTCTGGTCCTGTCCCAATCTAACTAGAGCAGGCCCCAGCCTATTCCAAACCCCGCCCACCTCCACCATGCATGAACACAGGAAGCTCCGCCCACCTCCACCACGCATGAACACAATCAGCCTCgcccagacacaaacacaatgaattcTGAGCCAAACAGAAGCTAAATAGAATAAGCAATTGACCAATTTGTTGTAATGATATTTGCAAGTCAAAAAATTAAACAAGTACTGGTGACTCCTAATCTGTGACAATTAGATAACTGATAAAAGTCTACACGCATCCAATTATTACTACAcgcattaaattattttaataaagctgGGCATATTTGCAACATATGTTTCTTAACAAAGTTAATTCATTAGTATATGTAAATTATACCACATGGTCTGGATTTATACCACCTTTAAAATTTTTGGATGCGCGTTGAGTTTATAAACTGTTGCTTATGATACATgaatacagaaaagaaaagcagaattgttttttagtgttcattagttcAAGTATTTTAACCCTGTCTGGTGCCCTTTGAgttttgctgttcattatttgaatgggtgtatttgtgtttggatgtgttagAAAGCCCGTCTGTTTTTCGGAGCCTGCGTTTGTTAGCCCGTGTGCTGTTTCCTAGTTTCTGTTGTTGCCTGCTTCctctgtttgccttcgtgtacttGTGTTTTTGGTTCATCATGTATTCCCATAATCTCCATATTGGTAAAATGACCctactacgactctggatttgcccttaataaatcttgctcttctccgtacatgcgtccgcctccttaccgctcaccgttacattAAAGCAATTCTTCTGATGTGCTATCAGACTAGGTGTTGTGTTCTCAGGCGATGCATAGGTGTGAGGCCTGTTgtgaattaatatttattatgttcAAATACTAAAGCAAACTgtcttctgttgttttatttatttttttctttcatgttgtAGTGGAAAGAGTTTAGTGTGAGAAATGAATCTGTACACCACGTACGATCTAGAAAGCACAGAAAATACTGATAGTAACTGCAGAAATGAACATTGTAATATGGTTACATATGTGCACCTCTTATTAAAATCTCAGATTTACAGTCACGCTCTTCAGACAGAGATGTGGATTAAAACTGAGACAACTCTGGTACgtaactgaaaaaaagaaatactgcGCGTGCACGAAGCTCCCATGGTCCCTGGCCAAGGtgctgaaatacacacacaacctgctaAAACTTTCTCGCTCTGTACTTTACATAGCCAAGATGAAAACTGGGGCATGTGCAAATCATTTCCAATTAAATCATGAGTAGTCTCACGACTTTATGTCAAAGTCTCTAAAACATGCGACGTTCTGTCACGGTGTTAATACCGATATTCACCCTGTTCGTCCTTTTTCTGCGGATTAGCCTTATTAAACGCCAGACGTTTGGAATGTTAAATGTGTACACCACTGGGTTTCCAATAGAGTTTAAAACTAGAAAAGCATACGCCACATTTTTGTAGACAATCAAACTTGTTTTAAGTTTCTCTGGGCAGGAACGGTGAGACGCATCCCAGAGGACTCCGGCCAAAAAAGGAGTGTACGACGCTAACGCTAAAACCCAAATTGTTAACGCTGTCCTGGTTACGCGAGACTCGGTCTGTGCGTATGAAATGGCATGTAATGACGTGGCTGAATTCAGTTCACGCAGCTTCAAAATCATTGCTGTGTACGTTATTAGGAGAACAGAAAATATAATTGCAGTATTGGGAACCACCACAAACAGTAGGTAGTTCATACACAGGGGACCAT
This is a stretch of genomic DNA from Electrophorus electricus isolate fEleEle1 chromosome 6, fEleEle1.pri, whole genome shotgun sequence. It encodes these proteins:
- the LOC113577573 gene encoding LOW QUALITY PROTEIN: carbonic anhydrase 4-like (The sequence of the model RefSeq protein was modified relative to this genomic sequence to represent the inferred CDS: inserted 1 base in 1 codon), whose amino-acid sequence is MTCGSNRQSPINILTKKAKPECTLPLVRFTGYRKAFTSTLKSNSHTVTVEMPRRAMLSGGXLPHVYKAVQLHFRWGNNGGPGSEHTVEREQYPTEMHIIHMKKEYVKMRPFLTRADWLVDLESLIGELRLDLPLTKQDSDVTEFFPPDPYTKTKVSGTFLINLILSESDLVSYYYYKDSRLL